Below is a genomic region from Mustela lutreola isolate mMusLut2 chromosome 1, mMusLut2.pri, whole genome shotgun sequence.
CAAGTCTTCAAGGTCATTTCAAAACTTTTTAATGCTTATATTAGAATGGAATAAGTGACAAATACAGTTatttccatgtttatttttatcacttgcaaaagaaaatacataaaacaatggCAGTTGGCTttgctaaattaaaataaaatgatctcgagtagaaaaatgtaaaaaaaatgaatcaagataAGTAGAAATGGTAGCAAACaatcaataataaataagttTCCTAACATTAACAAAGCAAAGTAAAATTGACCAAATGCTTTGAcactactggattttttttttaattttagttttttaaacaaacatttgcAAAGAAGTTAAGGATTATAAGTGGCCGTGtttgaaacaacaacaacgataacaacaacaacacaaaactgGTCTGCAATTGGCAGTTGAGTTTGTCCTGAAGCCGCAGCAGCAGCGGCTGATAAAGTGCGTGCGTCAAGTTTCCTAAAAGACGCCAACATTATCGCTATCCGATATACATACTGGGTATGTTTATACAAGATATAAACCTAAGAGTTCCCTGTTTTCTAACGTTCCATAGTCAAAAGTTATTCACTTTGGAGCCATTAACTTTGCGTTTCATGATACATTTTGAGAAAGTATTTCGGAATACTAATTCTCCCACACGTGAGAGCGCGCAACCTACAGGGATGAATGCCCAGggcataaaataaattaaaacacaaaccAGCGACAGAGAAGAAAATGCGACGTTTTAGCAGCGTATTGGCAGCAGGGAACTAGAGAAATGATGCCATATTTGGGTACATATAATTATACCTATCTACCTacagggggagagggtgggaggaaatAACAGAACTTTAACAGCAAGTTTTCATTAATATGGATCATAGGAAGTTTGAAATAGCGGCGGCTTTTGCAAACCATCAAATATAGCTGCCATATGAAGCCAAGTCGTTGCTAAACAACGACAATCGCAGAGCAAAAATTAAAAGGGTGCGGGTATCTTTAACCATGGGGCTTTCAGCTCATTGGGCAAGGGCGATTTTGTTTCTGTCTCAGTTTTCAGGTTTCTGTCACCTTCCTAACTTGCCTCATCTGAGTCACTGTAATGGGAATGGGGGGAAAACTCCCCGTCACTTCTGTGGGATCGGGGCGAAGTTTTGCTACTTTCTTCCTGCACTGGCTGCAGGATGCCCCCCGGCAGTGAAGGCGACAGGTTCTTTTGCGCCATCATCGCCGTCAGGGCGCTGTCCTCGAAAGTCGAGAAGTGCAGAGAGTCCAGCTGCACCGAGTATCCTCCCGCAGAAGCCGGGGCGGAAAATCGAGTCCGGCAACTTCCAGGCGGCGTAGGCCGCTGGCCCCCTCCGGAGGCTGGCTGGGCCCCCGCTGCGGTCGCCGTGCCCGCGCTGCCTTCGTAGGGGGCGGCGGCGCGAAGGTGGTGATGGTCGCTCTTGCAGGATGCTGGCGGCGTTGGCGGCTGCTCCCCGCCGCTGGGCGTTTGTAGCAGCTCGGACAAGGCGTTGATGTAGATCTGGGCCATCTGCAGGGTCTCGTATTTGGACAGCTTCTTGTCGTTGTTGAAGGACGGGATAACGTTGCGCAGCTGGTCGAAGGCGTGGTTCAGCCCGTGCATCCTGCGTCGCTCCCTGGCGTTGGCCGCCAGGCGCCTTTGCTTCTGCACCCCGTTCACCTGTTTGCTGGAAGGGGCGCGCTGGCGGCTGCAGCCCAGCTCGTCCACTACCACCCCGCCTTTCAGTTTGCACAGCTGTTCCCGCACTTTCACTGGCCCAGGACTCTTGCTGCTGCtaccaccgccgccgccgccgccgccgctcctcCTCACCAGCTCCCCCCGGCCGTCTGCCTCCTCCCGGGACGCCGCAGCTTCAGAGGCACCCAACTCGGGGGAATGCAGCAAGTACTGGGCGGCGCGTGCCGTGCAGATGCCCTGCAAAGTAGGAGCCAGCCAGGCGCGTGGGTCGGTGCTGTCCAGGAGGGACAGCTCCGCCGGGTAGACGGGATGCTCTCTCGTCTGCAGTGTCGCAGGTGGCtgtggcggcggcggctgcggcagGTGGTGCGGCTGGGGATGGCGATGGTGGTCCCCCAACTCCTTCACTTCAGCCCACTCCTCTGCGTGCAGCAGGCGGGACATTGCACTTCAGAAGCTCGGAGGCGCGGGGACGGAGGAGGTACTAGCAAACCAGGTCAACTACAACAAAAACCCTTCCTGGGTCCCTACTgcaatgtcttattttttttttctcgtcgaccctcccccacccacacgGAGATCACACACCAGGTCGCGTGCAACGAAGCTTCTCCGGTTGCTGAAGGCGCTGCGCCCCTTTAAAAAGCGGCACGCGCCAGTGtgtcaccccccccaccccccgctcctctcccagccccctcctcgcGCCGGTCGCGTGTCTGCTCAGCCAATGGAGGGCGCCGGCAGGCGCGTGCGAGCAGCCAATCAAAGAGTTTTTACACCCGGAGAAAAGTTCCTGCCTACTCAAGACTCAGGGGCCTGCTCAATGTCCGCCccactccctcctttcttctaccCGCTTTTAAGTTagtcaaattcatatgttaattGGGGTGTTGTAATTCGACTCCTGTGTTGTGTCACCGCGCCAGTGGCAGGGGTGCGTGAGCGGATGCGGAGCGCACTCTTGGCTGGAACCTGAGAGAGGCTGGGCGCGCCTGGCGCTGGGAGGGCACTCCCGCCGGGGCAGAAGCCCGTCTGCCCTTTGGAACCTCCAGACTAGGATCGCAGCTCCCACCGTTTGTGCCCAAATGTGTAAAGTATCTCATGTATAtcatctatgtatgtatatataagtcGTTCATAATACATGTTCATAGATATAATTGCATAGATATATAATTGCTAAGTGAGACCCACTACTTAAAATCAaagtcagaatggaaaaaaaaaaaaaaaaaccacacacacacacaaaacaacaaaccaacaaaaccccCATAACTGTCTCAGAATACACTTCttaattttcatctctctctccagATCAACTTCAGGTAACCTGGTAAAGTTGTGGTACAATGATAGAATGCACTACATTTCATATTCCCCAGTTCTCTCAGTGCCCTTCTCACAGCAACCCGGCCAAGAGGACTGTAATCTGCTGGAAACTCTGCTGAGTGGCTGGAGGGCAGGGATATTTTGCAGTTTCAACACCTACAGTCGGACTCCTTACGAAATGCGGAGCCAGGGAAAAGTgcccagagaaaaatgaaagatggcTGTGTCCCCTGCAATTCTGAACCTTTTCAAGGTACAGAATCCCAGAGTTACCTACCCTTCTGCTTCGGGAGCCCTGGGTTTAATACGGCGCGTGGTTTCTCCCGCAAACACCCAGAAAACCACAGCCTAACGCACTACACACCCGCCTCCGCTTAGTTCTGGGTACTCTCCCCCAGCATCCGCTATTCCCAACCCCACAACCACCACCGCCAGCCACAGAGCCAAACCCCGGGAGGTCCCGGGCGAAGCTGGGACGCTGTAGCTCAGGTGAGCTTCTTGCTCCCGCCCCTTAGCCCAGACCTCTCGAATTCACAACAAAAAGCCAATCAGAAACACCCTGGTCCGGGGACCGCCCCTGCTGGTGTCTCACGACGCCACACCTCGCGGGGCGCAGGAGTGGGAAGCAGCCGGCGGGTGCCAGGGCTGCTTTCTACTTGAGCAAGGAGTTTCTTGCTCTAGAAGAGAtggtgaaaagaaaagccagaagaGAAAGCTCACTGGAAGCTGGTTTTTCACGGCACAGAAATGACTGAAAGTTGTTCTTGCTAGTATTCGCAGGGACTCGATCTAACGTGCGATTTAGAACTCCTTGGACAGAAGAATTTCTGGGACTGGACTGGATtagtgtgcatatgtatatatatacatatatatgtatatacacataatgcAATGTATATATGCAATAATATAATGTATacacagtgtatatatatatactgtatatgtatataatgtacacatatatgtataatacatacatatacacactattttatttatttatttacttacttatttaaaaaaagattttatttattcgcaGAGAGAGCgaaaacaagcaggcagagaggcaggcaggggttgggcaggcagaggcaggcagctctctgctgagcagagagcccgatgtgggggggctcaatcccaggaccctgagatcatgacctaacctgagcccagggcagaggcttaacccactgagccacccagttgcccctgtattatatttaaatatgccCATACATACTGTATTATGCCTACATTTCCTATACTATATACTACATACTATATTCTTATATAGCTTTGTGGAAATCATCTACGTCTATCTTCATCTCTATAAAGGTACTGAAGGGTAGAATAGAGTGctaattctgtttttccttcaacCTTGTTTGCTGGTATTTAGGGACAGTTCTTGGCCGTCAGACCTTAAGAGGCAAAAGGATCAGAGCTGGATTCATATGTAAATGTTTAGATTCTGCTGAAATAAGTATGTTCAATAAGATatgcagaaacaaaagcaaaaacagaaaaacccaaaCTTAATCTGAAAACAACTgctgagaataaagaaaatgtgtaaagGGAAGGTCATCTAGCATCTTTTTTGGGAGAAAATTCTCCAATTTTTTGGTGATTGGACTGAGTACTATGGGGATCAACCAATGATGCTTTTTCTATAAATTGTACTGCCATCTAAAATGTGgtacttcaggggtgcctgggtggctcagtgggttaacccctctgcctttggctcagatcatgatctcagggtcctgggattgagccccgcatcaggctctctgcttagcagggagcctgcttcctcctttctctctctgcctgcctctctgcctacttttgatctctgtctgtcaaataaataaataaaatcttaaaaaaaaataatatgtggtacttaaaaaaaaataattgcgaATAGCTGTGGGTGCCAAATTACAACTTTCGGGAAAATGACGACCCATCTTCTATACAGGTATGGCAATGTAAGTGACTACAGCCTGGCAGGATCAGTTGTTTATATTGCATTTTATGCCTTACAGGTCCCAACTATATCAGCTGAAAGTTACTCCCTCCACATAATGTCACCACCAAATATGTAGGATGGTCCAATTTTCCCTGGACTTGCATCATCCAAACGTTTTGCTTGTCTTTAGATTTGACTACATAACCACCAAATATTCATTTCCCTCTGCGTTTAAACAGTATTATGGGCTGTAGACAAGTATTTATCAGATACATAGAATATTGATCCTAATTTGCTAGCTTTGTACATAATGATTAGCTTTAGTGCTTCTTGGAAGCAAGCCTCAACGTTTGAGTAAATTAGAGTGGTTCAACAATGTGAGAAgctgtaagatttttttaatacgTTGTAGTGAAATACATTCTTTTGTGTTTGGAGTAAACAGGAAgctattttctttgctttgccttgccttcctttctcttccattaGGTGAGGCTGAGGAAGCTAGGCATCTGAGCTGGGAAGGGGAACACAGGACCCAGggctgggtgtgggtgtgggggttggggttGGAGCCTGAGAAGTGTGAGCAGGGTGCCACTACAGAGGGTTTGTCACATATGATGTCAATCATCAAGTAAGGCAAGTGTATGTAGGGGCTGGATGGTAGTGCTTGTGTGTCCATGGACAGCCGGATTAGTGGCATAAGGAAGGAttaatgaaaaaagtaaatatttgggaACAATCAGAATAAGTTTTCTCATTGTCATAGAAAGGAGTTACAAATATTGAAATGGAGAAAACTGTGGTGTTGGATTCAAATCGGAGATTTTGATATAAATTTATTGtctttaatatatgtaaatagatGACAGAAATCAACAGATAGGAATATGAGGTGTGTGTTTACATATacattttctagttctttttgtTCTCAGGGCCTTGGATCAGCAATGAGCCTATCTAGTTctcagattttagtttttaaataaaattgtccactaaaggggcacctgggtggctcagtgggttaaaggctctgcctcagctcaggtcatgatcgcagggtcctgggatggagccccatgtcgggctctctgctcagcggggagcctgcttccccttctctctccgcctacctctctgtctacttgtgatctcactctgtcaaataaataaaatcttaaaaaaagagagagagagacacacagagagaaagaatatcaaaCAACCCAAACTGAaagaacttttagaaaataaCCTGCCTATAAATTTTGAAAGTATCAAGATCATGAAAGGCAAAATGCCCTGGGATCTATTCCAGACTAGAGGAAGATAAAGAGACATGATAATAAATCTGATGCCTATGTCGTCTCGTTTTCTAATAAAGAGCATCGTTGGGAAAATTGAGAAAATCTGAATGGTGTGTGAGAAATAGATGGCAGCAaagttaatttcctgatttttgatGGTTTGTTATGGTTATGTAAAAGAAGAGAAGGTTCTCCTTTTTAGGGAATACTCACTAAAATATTTGGGGATGATGGAACAGCTTACTCTCCAATAGTTTAGTAAAAAGCTTTTTTGTACTGTGCTTGCAACTTTCTTGTAAGTTTGAGATTGTctctaaagaaaagtaaaaaaaaaagaaaaaaaccctcaaactaGTAGGCATATTTACTTTGTTCTTGTCTGGAGTTACTATTCATCTCAATCCAAGCATTATACCACAGTGCGTTGAGGCCTATAGTTACTGCTGATGTTTTAAGTTAAACCTGATATAGTATCCCCCCATTTCCCGTAAATAGGAGGTTGTACTGAAGCTTTGTGCTCTGCCTACCCACAGCCAAGTATGTTTCTAATGCGCTTGAAAATTCTTCGGTTTTAATGACCATTCCATTCACAAGAACTCAAAGACTATTTTCAAGAGTAGCCAAAAATTGAATATTAACTTCAAATGCATTCTCTTACagggtatttaaaataaaaatttcctggtCATGATGAATTCTCCTAGGCAGTGTTCGGATCAggttacaaacaaacaaacaaacaaaagaaacaaacaaatacccCCACCCAAATGGATTGTTTTCACCATTGGTTGTAGACTTACCTTAATAATAATTGGCAATTTTGGGAAAGAATTACACATTTATCCAATCATTCTGTTATGAATGGTATTTCAGAATAATCAAAGAGTCTTACTTTAGTTCATCaggaaaatttcttttcagaatatttctatctgataaagtagaaaaatagaaaattaaaaaaaatcaattatttgaaaCCCCTAACAAAAATTTCTATTTAGGCAATCATTTACAGTGAAGGAGCAATTAGATCAAAGTCTGTTGGGGAATTTTACAACAGAGGAGTCCATCTGTCAGTGTGAACCCCAGTCATCAAACTTAGTAACATCGTTTAGAGTAGAAGATGCTGATATTATGTGCTTCCCGGTTTCTTCATGAATTACTAAGTACACAGACCCCTATGAAGTattgtttataaaagaaaaaaaatctgaatttaagtAAAGCTTCAGTACAACCTCCTATTTACGGGAAATGGGGGAATACTATATCAGGTTAAATGACATCACAAGAATGCAAAAAGCCAAACCCTCATCATTTAACATTCTATAGAACAAATGTTCAATTTCAACAAGTGCGTGAcatgaagaaggaaggagggaggggaagaaggattGCTCTTCATTAAGATAGTCTtacgagggcgcctgggtggctcagtgggttaagcctctgccttctgctcaagtcatgatctcagggtcctgggatcaagttctgcatcgggctctctgctctgcagggaatctgctttcttctctctctctctgcctgcctctctgcctacttgtgatctctgtctgtcaaataaataaataaaatcttaaaaaaaaaagttaaaaaaaaagctagtctTACAATATAGTACCAAAAGCAAGTGTGGATCTCGTTTGGATTCAGATTCAACATTAAAAGggctttttttatccattcatctgttgatggacatctaggttctttccaaagtttggctattgtggacattgctactagaaacattcgggtgcacgtgcccctttggatcactacacttgtatctttagggtaaatacccagtagtgcaattgctgggtcatagggcagttctattttcaacattttgaggaaactccatgctgttttccagagtggcacaatggaatactatgcagccatcaaaagaaatgaaatcttgccatttgcgacaacatggatggaactagaatgtaTCATGCttaagaaataagtcaagcagagaaagacaactatcatatgatctccctgatatgaggaagtggtgatgcaacatgggggcttaagtgggtaggagaagaatcaatgaaacaagatgggattgggagggagacaaaccataagtgactcttaatcttacaaaacaaactgagggaggggggttgggagaaggggggggtggggttatggacattggggagggtatgtgctttggtgagtgctgtgaagtgtgtaaacctggcgattcacagacctgtacccctggggataaaaatacatgtttactaaaaaaaaaaaaaaaaaaaaaaaaccacaac
It encodes:
- the ATOH1 gene encoding transcription factor ATOH1, with product MSRLLHAEEWAEVKELGDHHRHPQPHHLPQPPPPQPPATLQTREHPVYPAELSLLDSTDPRAWLAPTLQGICTARAAQYLLHSPELGASEAAASREEADGRGELVRRSGGGGGGGGSSSKSPGPVKVREQLCKLKGGVVVDELGCSRQRAPSSKQVNGVQKQRRLAANARERRRMHGLNHAFDQLRNVIPSFNNDKKLSKYETLQMAQIYINALSELLQTPSGGEQPPTPPASCKSDHHHLRAAAPYEGSAGTATAAGAQPASGGGQRPTPPGSCRTRFSAPASAGGYSVQLDSLHFSTFEDSALTAMMAQKNLSPSLPGGILQPVQEESSKTSPRSHRSDGEFSPHSHYSDSDEAS